In the genome of Sebastes fasciatus isolate fSebFas1 chromosome 23, fSebFas1.pri, whole genome shotgun sequence, the window AGGGCCCCAGGGCCGACACCGTGTTGCCCTGCACCATCACATAGCAGTTGGTCAACAGCTCTAATGCCTGGAGAAGAGGAACAGGAAAGCATTTATCTCATGACTTAAAATGATCTATTAACAGTAGCAACGATACAAACACTGAGGTATTGTGGCGGATTAGAAGCAATGCTGCCACCTAGTGGCATTTATCCCAAAATGCACCATTGCGACTGGCTCTGTGAaaccttgcagatgccgttaggagcaccggaggacacagaggcacaggatttttttcagattattttgtctcatgcactactgtcaggatatagcgaccgctttataaaaataacttcttttaaatcatatttgctccatttctacccactgcagctttaacaatcACCAACAAGTGAAAAGAAAGTATCTCTGAGATAAGTGCTACTTGCCAGCAGGTATGAGATGTGCTGGATGATTTAGTGTGGGACTCACTTTTAGGGTGGAGCCCTTGGGGCCAATCAGCCGCTGTCTTCGCTTGACAAACCGCTCTCTGTTCCTCACCAGGGTCCCGATTTTGATGATGTCACACGCCATGTCATCCTGTAATATCCGCACAGCCTGGAAGCAAAAAAACAGTGTGAAAAGCGAGGCAAAACAACCTTATAATCAGAACTCAGCACCactcttgtgtttgtgtctaatgCTGTCATCCCTGCATCCACCCCGAAAGTACTACCCAACCGACCAGGGCGTTTTCGGGGGGTAACAAGGCCCCGtaaaatgtccccggaacttaatATAGACGCTGGTCCTTGCAGTTGAAACgtaatgagttcctcaaaagatTCTTAGTTCCGGGGGGAAAGTTCCCacggtggaaacggggcttaaAACTCTACAACCCTACGTGACAGCAGCGTCCTGTGATCATCATCACCTGTTCGAATGGGACGCTCCTGGCCAGCAGCTTGATGAGATCTCTGGCTCGCACGATGGCGTACGGGTCAAACGTTTTCTTCGTGGTGCAAACTGTGATGCTTCCCTCTATCAGGTCCAGAGTGGCTTTGACGTGCTGAGAAGAACAAACATCCGTGTTACACAACAATACGGGAACACCACCAGGTGCTTGAACCAAAACTAAACAGTTAGATTCAATATGTAACCTATGAAATTCCTTGTGCATGCAAACGTATTGGGTCTAATAAAAGTGATTCAGAAACATTGTGGTCTGTTTTCAGCACGTGTCTCAGTTAAAAGCTTGAGCTGACTCTGTGAACTCACCGCGTCTCCTAAGGCCTTCTCCACGAGCGGCCAGCACTCTTTCAGGTAGGCTTCTCTGTATTTGGGGAAGAGGGTGGCGAAGCTGCTCTCCTCCAGCAGACCGCGGGGGTTGTCTTCTTTGGAGAACGCTGCCTCTTTCCATCCATCAGGGACAGTCAGGAGTTCAGATTCATCCACTGCGTGACACAGACATCAGAACCAACACGTTTTTTTAACCAGACAACTCAAATACCATCTCGTCTGTAACAAAGTGAGGGACATTAACATGGAGGAAACTGTATTTccagtctgcaggacagataataatgcactatactcatttttaacagtctgttctgcactatattctcttttttaatagtcctgtatcacagctgttaccctgcagcTGTAACccttattcagttttaacagttttcttcatctcatgtatttttatatctggtatatttgttttttgtactttgcactactaacttctttactgcctttttactaacatgttttgcactatcgaactgtgatgctggaaatttgaatttccctcgggatcaataacgttactatctatctatctacctaaaTTACTAACCaactatctatttatctatctatctatccaacTAACTATCCCTCTACCTAacttactatctatctatctaactaactatttatctatctatctaattaactatctatctatctatccaactaactatctatctatctatccaactaactatctatctatctatccaacTAACTATCCCTCTACCTaactaactatctatctatctatctaactaactatctatctatctatctaactaactatctatctatctatctaactaactatctatctatctatccaacTAACTATCCCTCTacctaactatctatctatctaacttactaagttagttagttagataGCTTGTTAGTAACTATCTAACTAACTACTTAACTAGGTATCTAACTTAGTTAGATAGTTAGTAAATAActtactaactaactaacttagTTAGTAACtaactatctctctctctctcattaaaCAGTGTTTCCAttaaacagctcctctgctATCTCGCAGCTAGCTGCAGcgtgcttctctctctctcatgtaaACAGGCTGAATAAAGAGCTAAACTCGGTTCTTCTTCTCAGTGAACTGGTCGCTGGTTGTCGGATAATACTGTTCTACCCGGTAGAGTTCATAACTCACCCTggtttttggtgtttttgtgttttttcccggTTTGAGCTTCACTCACGCCTCCCGTCCTGGAGGCCGCCATTGTTGTTGGGAGAAGTTTTAACTTCCGGTTTTCTTGCAGGCTGAAGTGTTGCGTCACTTCCGTCTTCTGGAGACAGCTGACTCCTGCAGCCTCTTCTCCATCATCACTCCTGTTCTCCTCAGGAAGAGGAACAAACATCTCCTGCCTTGTGAACCTCTAtcgaggacagaacctgccaaaataaaaaaaataatataaaaataaataaataaataaaaataaaaattaataaatggcTCGATAAATaagatgtcattaaatgtaacagtttttgtaaaattaaaaataaatgtagccattaattaattgataaaatgtgacaaattgatatttgttttaatttccttctttatttatctttgcattttgtgtttttgtctgatgcgtcctacttgtctgtctgtctctatggtaacagtatgtctattgtatgtgtactttttctcaaactgtgCTGCCTATGAatgcaaaattaatttcagtgtAAACTGACAAtgaagttgtatcgtatcgtaattcccttatttattttttccttttatttattcatttatttattttgaatgaaatttgaaatgtatttatttattttgaattttctttattttatatttatttctaaacATATGTATTtagttatgtatttatgcatttattaatttatttatgcacaattttccctttgcatttcaccccttatttatttacccaaaattatttattatttctttatacattttctttttacattttttttttttacattaccacaggtcattttatacagtgagatgaagttttaaaaaatggtctcactacaatgaaatgtctcctatgggaactaacatcatcacacatgaatacagttgggctcattggatccacaagagtctcagctttacactGATACCCAATTCATGTAATTcagagactgtttagggaccccagtatgcagaaatattcaaacacatcaaattttagaataggtgaattgcattcaaaaaactgcatgtgattatcataaagtgggcatgtctgtaaaggggagactcgtgggtacccatttttCAAGTTTCACCTTCCTCGTTTCATGTGTAGTCCTCCCTCTGCATCCACTTTGAAAGTGATTTTATATGAAAAATAGTGTGAAATGTGTAAAAAGTTTCATAAGAATTACGATAGGTTTCATTTCTGTCACATCTGTCTTGTTATAAATATTGCTCTGCATCATTACAGTGAACTGTCTTCATGATCAACACAACACACTCACAGATGGTGTTCCAAACATTTTATTGCAGCCGTAGTTGCTCAAAATAAGTCATGATTGCTTTGGTTGCACTCACTGAGAGTATGGTTACTCCCAGAAAGCCAATAGATCCGGCCACGATGGAGATCATTGTCACCGGCTCTGCCCCTGCAAAGAGATGGACACAAgtcatttaatcaactctgtatTTAGACTTCACACTGAACTTTACGTTAGACTtacaataatgataaaaattaaaaaaaatctaacaaAACTGCATGAGCTGTTATCAGTATACATTACTTCAATAATTtcaattgtgcaaaaaaaaaaatctagctcgcctaaaaaatacaataatcagTGAACTCACAGTGAGACGGTGGGACTCCTGACGTCCCCCTCTCGTTGACCACCAGCGGTCCAGCCGACACGACGGCAGCTCGTGTTCCCTCTCTGCCCGTCCGACTCACTGACCTCTTGCTGCGCTGCCGGCTGGTGCAACTCTATTACAAAATTAGGCTCAGTTGGTGATTTTCACtcctctacatttatttgacagagtTGGGTCGGCATTTTGTCATTATGAATCGTTCTGGCTAATTAAAAAGTAGCCTATATCAGCAACATGTGCCGACAGCATCATGGCACTAAATCCATTAGTAACTAGAATTGCtgccttgcggttgtatgccaCACTGGTGCGGTGGCCATTAGAACAGTAGCTAGAATAGACCAGTAACCTGGAAGAGCTGAAAATATGTCAACAGATAACTGGTGTTAAACATCAGCAGGTCTATCTCAAGTCTTCAGTTTACCTTCGTACAGTCTTCCTCAGGTCCACATATGTTGGCCAGGCAGTGGATGTAGATGGGCAACTGCTGGGGCATGGTGAACATCTGGACGGAAAACCTGCTGTTCTGTGCCAGGCCGTTAACAGAGAGCCAGTGGAACGTGTCGTCAACAGCACAGCTGGGGACGAGAGAGGATAACATTCAGGACCGTTATCACCCACTGCAACTCAAGCAGTTCAAATATACATTATCAATAAAGCAACGTAAACATTTTACTTACGGGGGAAAGTTTGCTACAAGTAATACTGAATCTGATAAAGCTCAGTGAACACACATTAACAAAAGCAACAATTACTGATGTTAATATGCAGCTGCATCaagagattaaaaagaaaaactgtcaacGCACTGAACTGATGAGTGACATGTTCACCTACCCATCCTGTAGAAGAACACCCCGGACCGAGTCCTGTGGGTCGGCGCTCTCGGTGGCCCAGCAGGACTCCACCTGCAGGAGCACGTCTGAAGCAAAAGAGTTGTTGGTCTGCAGGGCCACCTGGAGGTACAGGGTGTCCGTCGACTCCAGGGCGATGATCTCCCTGTAGCTGTCGGTGTAGGACCCGTCGGTGTACAGGCTCATGGTCAGGCCCAGCTGCAGTGACGAGTTGAACTCCACCAGGGAGACGGAGGAGAGCCTGCAACCAAAGATCACTTATTAACAAtgctatcttttttttaattcagacacagagacaaaatATGAAGATGTTGGTCTCACCACAGCATATCCACACCGACGTGAGCGTTGCGAACATAATGCCGCGGGTAGACACACTTCCAGACGACGTTTAGATCCCGCCTGCTGATGGTTTCCTCCCTCGTCAAGGTCACGGTCAGAGTGTTTTGGAATTCCATGTGAGTTTTATTCACCTGGAaaatcacacacgcacacttagTTTTGGTAAACTCATACGTCACACTTCAAAAGGGTAGAATAGACTATAGATAATAATAGTTCTTCATACTGAATTTCAAAAACACAGCATCGAGACTACAGGTGACACATCTTAATTGGTTGTGATTATGTTTGTATTACAGTTCTAATGGTGAGGGTTATTGTATTCATACCATGGGTAATTGGCGTAAGTATTAAGAAGATGCCAATTATTATGGCGGTATGGATTTGTAATTATTTTGCAAACACTTGTAAATGCAGATATGAAGGTTCCTTTCCCATAAGAATgtgactagggatgcaccgatccgactttttcagttcaGATACCGATAATACACAAtacaatacacccgccaagtgtcgatcggatgaacggttttcaagatatgtgaaggacacacacatacagagcttCCTTGGCTGGATTGCTCTATAGTTACAAGCATTTTGCTGTTGGTACATATTTTATCAGTATTTATGTTCTCATTACTTCAAGTGGTAAGCGCCTCCCTGCAGCACACAATCTGTCCATCACTCTGATGAAGtcctttttatcttttaatgattttgaaaaGGTAATGCATGCTTTTATCACCACACGTCTTGATTATTGTAATGCACTTTACGTTGGTGTTAGCCGAGCCTCTTTGAAAGCAGCTCTTCTTTTAACTGGTACACATAAACGTGAGCACATCTCCCCGATTCTGGCTTCTCTTCACTGGCTTGATTttaatattaacatataaatcGTTAAATGGGCGAGCTCCAACTTATCTATCAGACCTTTTAAACCCACATCTTTTATCAAGGACACTCAGATCCACTGAGCAGTTGCTTCCGACTGTCCCGAGGTCTAGGTTGAAGCTCAGGGGTGACCGAGCCTTTTCAGTTGCAGCTCCAAATCTCTGGAACGCTCTGCCTCCACATGTTCGACTGTCCCCCACACTGCCTGattttaaatcaaacctcaaaacacacttttattcattggcttttggctcggcatgagagtcgactattttaatcctttttttcctttcctattggtctcaacgtttttattattttaatgtcctgttttaaatatgctttataaataaattgggATTGGACTTTGTAATGCAATGTCTTTTTATTACTTATCAGTCACTCACCCGCCTCTCAGTTCCACATTCAGAGGCTTTTCGTGATGTGCGGAAGTAGTAGAACACGCCGCTCTCCTCCACCGTGCATCGGCCGTCGTTCAGCCGCACGTCAACCTTTCCTCCGATGTGAGAGGTCAGGTAGGGTTTTGCTATTCCACCAATCAGCACTTTATCCAGACACCGGCTGAAAAGGcctttttctgtttcaaaacAAGGCTCAGAGTCAAAGAATCACACTGGTTGCACACTCTAATACAGAAGTAGTAATGTTTGCAGCCGTCGTAACTGAATGCAAAAGCCACAGTGGAAGCAGTTTAACATAATCCGTCAATATAGactgttaaaatgtgtttcattgGATGAGATATGTAACTAAGTTTACCATTGCAGACAGGACGTGAACCCGCAGGACGCTTCATGACTGAGCTCACATCGTAGTGTCCGTGTTGGCACACACAGGTGTAGGAGCCCAGAGTGTTGAGGCACAGAGAATGAAGAGGACACGGAGTTCGCCTGGAGGAAGCACACAGATCTGGACCTGACAAACAAACAGTCAAAGAAAATAAGATACAACAGAAGAGTATTAATCTGAATTCTATGAACAGACTATTGAACAAGTTGAGCTGGTTTTTCCTCCGTGACCTACCGACCCAGTGAACAACCCCATCTGAAACCATCATGTTGCTCGTATTCAGGGACTCGATGTAATCCAGCAGGTCCTCGACAGGTAAAGGCACGTCTTCTTCAGCGGCGGACGCATCAAAAGACATAAACAGAACCTCGGTTTTGTCTGGCTCTGCTGCAGGCTCAAAGGTTTCCAGCTCAACGCGGACCGGCAGGTCGAAGTCTTTCAGCAGCTCCTGCAGCTGAAGGACGCACATAAACATATGATGCTTCAAGGACAAGGACGGCAAACTTGAATAGAAGAACATACTGTATGCCTGGCTGAAATGTATCTGAAAAGATTTTTATCTTGCTGAAAAAGAAACTTTAAGCATTTATGAAGAAGTATAAAACAGTATAAATAAAGAACTGCACGAGTGTAGTTTCTCTGGAGTCAATTTAATAAAAGTAGCCGTATGAGTACTGGAtttttggaataaaataaaagggAGACAtctaattcaaatatttaagaTCATTTTGTAGCACAACAAATCCTGCAGAATCACTGGATGTGCAGTACGTGATCACTGACGTAAACCATGCATCTTCTCCCACCTTATCTTTGAAAATCTTGCCCATCTTAGCTCTGGGTTCTGACGCGTCGTCCTGTAGCTCCTCAGGCAGCGACCAGGGCACGACCATAGTGAGAGTCATGTTGGACACATCCAACTGCAGATCTACAGAATCCACGAAAATAGAAACTCAGTGGGTTTATCATGAAAGTATATCATAATCAGATCAAACTCCAACAGACTAATGGTAGCTCAGACTGACCTAGGTCCAGAGCGGGTCCAGCAGCCCTCAGAAGGTGGTCTAAGGATGAATTGGTTCCCTCAAAACACAAGTGAGAATGTTCCGACTCCCACCGCCCGCCGCATTCCTCCCACACGTCGAGGACGTAGGTCTTCCCTTCCTCCAGCCCCGAGAGATGCAGCTCCGTGTCGTCGACGCGGCTGCTCCGGATGGTGGTGCCGTTCTCCAGAGACAGCTCGTATAAGAAGGCCACAGACGGCTGGTGGGTGTCGCGTGGGATCCACATTGCGGTGGAGTCGTTGGAGCGGTATCTGAGCTCGGACACGCCGTGAGGTCCTGGAAACACACAGCATCACGACATACATAAAACAGATACTGTGTATAAttcaggggtctccaacaagtagctcgTGAGCTACTAGTAGTTCAGTGTAGCATCAATGATAGTCCCAAGGTATTTATGTGATTGCACATGTTCAATAGTTTGACCTTAATGGTTGTGACTTCAAGCATGTCTTCTAAAATTAGTTTCTCATCCGTTTCTACGTTACCCGTGTTGGCTGTGACCGTCTTGGCGCTCATGAGCACGCCGTCTCCACACAGCGCCTCCACCTTGGCCCGGTGCTGATGGCACGGCAGCACCCCCCCCACGGTGAAGTTGGTGATGAGCGTGGTGCCCTGCAGCGCCCCCTCATGGTAGACTCTGAACACGGAGATGGACGAGGTGTTCCTCACCTCCCAGCTCACGGTGTAGTTGTCGGGGCCGAAGGACGTCTGACGCAACGCCTCGATGCTGGAGTGAGCTGAGGAGCGGAGAGGGGATTATGTTAACCACGATAGTCTCTTCTAAAGGTCTAGAACTATTAATCAGTTCGTCAACTCGTGCCGGACTCACCAGAGTTTCCATCGTTCAGGACCATCTTGCTGTAGCGGGACTCCATCCCCGCCTGGCAAACCGTCTGCAGGCCAAACTTAACCCTGACGCAGGGCTCCAGGTCAGACAGGGTGAACACAGAGTTGTCCTTGTGCCAAAAGAGCACCTTTTCCGTGATGTGGTCTGTGCCGTTGAGGTAGAAGGCggtgaggaggaaggaggagaactTCTCGGGGCAGTCCCAGGCCAACgatatgctgctgctgttccacGACGTCACCTTAAAGTCTTCGGGAAGGTCTGGGTCTGGTGGAGAAGGGATAAACAAAGTGTTTTAAACCGGCGATTGCATTCGTTGTCTCATTGTAAGTGAGAAATATGTTTGGGTTTTTGTAATCCATGTGATGTGGATGTCCATACCGGTGATAGCAGAGAGGCAGGTGAAGGAGC includes:
- the krr1 gene encoding KRR1 small subunit processome component homolog codes for the protein MFVPLPEENRSDDGEEAAGVSCLQKTEVTQHFSLQENRKLKLLPTTMAASRTGGVSEAQTGKKHKNTKNQVDESELLTVPDGWKEAAFSKEDNPRGLLEESSFATLFPKYREAYLKECWPLVEKALGDAHVKATLDLIEGSITVCTTKKTFDPYAIVRARDLIKLLARSVPFEQAVRILQDDMACDIIKIGTLVRNRERFVKRRQRLIGPKGSTLKALELLTNCYVMVQGNTVSALGPYNGLKEVRKVVMDTLKNIHPIYNIKTLMIKQELSKDPDLRAQSWERFLPKFRSKNLTKRREPKKKSTKKEYTPFPPAQPDSTVDIELATGEFFLRESVKKRKKMAEIKVKQAEALTKKQEERNKAFIPPKEKPLMKKTSNAPTEGKLDIEAIKEKVKKAKTKKLGAPPVSPAPPPTATSSTGGRKKKSKTKSRG
- the LOC141762261 gene encoding uncharacterized protein LOC141762261, whose translation is MRSSAGITKKMNSLKFSLLVFMLVPHIISFGLCDDISFSICWMSQDDALDRHNGNIWLNDTALKSIRKVGKVTSLTVSPGVENKLTLQYGGSVQAWTFRITPNTKFTKIRGRQKPREQPANATKGFLDSMSPTAVFACENGTLFFHQDENFFLAIGHTMRLPVKLESRTFSTLLVSWVENRPAVNNSSTVTLYHTDQGSFNALSVDSTNSNHYSFAALEACSSYVPCVETEGTRSFTCLSAITDPDLPEDFKVTSWNSSSISLAWDCPEKFSSFLLTAFYLNGTDHITEKVLFWHKDNSVFTLSDLEPCVRVKFGLQTVCQAGMESRYSKMVLNDGNSAHSSIEALRQTSFGPDNYTVSWEVRNTSSISVFRVYHEGALQGTTLITNFTVGGVLPCHQHRAKVEALCGDGVLMSAKTVTANTGPHGVSELRYRSNDSTAMWIPRDTHQPSVAFLYELSLENGTTIRSSRVDDTELHLSGLEEGKTYVLDVWEECGGRWESEHSHLCFEGTNSSLDHLLRAAGPALDLDLQLDVSNMTLTMVVPWSLPEELQDDASEPRAKMGKIFKDKLQELLKDFDLPVRVELETFEPAAEPDKTEVLFMSFDASAAEEDVPLPVEDLLDYIESLNTSNMMVSDGVVHWVGPDLCASSRRTPCPLHSLCLNTLGSYTCVCQHGHYDVSSVMKRPAGSRPVCNEKGLFSRCLDKVLIGGIAKPYLTSHIGGKVDVRLNDGRCTVEESGVFYYFRTSRKASECGTERRVNKTHMEFQNTLTVTLTREETISRRDLNVVWKCVYPRHYVRNAHVGVDMLWLSSVSLVEFNSSLQLGLTMSLYTDGSYTDSYREIIALESTDTLYLQVALQTNNSFASDVLLQVESCWATESADPQDSVRGVLLQDGCAVDDTFHWLSVNGLAQNSRFSVQMFTMPQQLPIYIHCLANICGPEEDCTKSCTSRQRSKRSVSRTGREGTRAAVVSAGPLVVNERGTSGVPPSHWAEPVTMISIVAGSIGFLGVTILSVSATKAIMTYFEQLRLQ